The region CCGCTGCCCGAGGGGCAGGTGCCCTCGACAGTGACGGTGTCGCAGGACGGTGCGGGGCGCTGGTTCGTCTCCATGCTCTGCGAAGACGCCTCAGTGAAGGCGCTCCCGGCCATCAGTGCGGCAGTGGGCGTCGATGTCGGCGTCACCTCGCTGGTGACCCTTTCGACCGGAGAAAAGGTCACCAACCCGAAGTTCGAGAAGAGGGACCGGGCCAGGCTTTCCCACGCCCAGCGAGAGCTGTCCCGCAAGGCGGAGGGTTCCAGCAACCGCAACAAGGCGCGTGCCCGGGTCGCCGGCATCCATGCCCGGATCGCCGACCGGCGCCGGGACTTCCTGCACAAACTGTCCACGCGTCTCGTTCGTGAGAACCAAACGATCGTGATCGAGGACCTCACCGTCCGGAACATGCTGAAAAACCGCACACTGGCCCGTGCGATTTCCGACGCGTCCTGGACCGAATTGCGCTCCATGCTCGAGTACAAGACCCAGTGGTACGGCCGCGACCTGATCGCGGTGGACCGCTGGTACCCGTCGAGCAGGACCTGCTCGGCCTGTGGCCATCTGGTCGCGAAGCTGCCGTTGAACATCCGGGAATGGACCTGTGCCGCGTGCGGGACTGTCCACGACCGCGACGAGAACGCGGCGAAGAACATTTTGGCCGCCGGGCTGGCGGTGTCGGCCTGTGGAGCCGGTGTAAGACCTCAGCGGAGAACCTCCGGGCGGGCTGTCGGCGCTGAAGCAGGAATGCTCCGAAGGAGCACCGCTTAGCGGTGCAGAGTCGGAGATTCCCCCCTGCTTGAAGGGGGGAGAGGCCAATTAGTTCACACTTATAGGAACAACCGAACTTCGAACCCCGACGGCGGCGGACGACGGACGACGGACGTACGAATTACAGGACTCCGAGTGACAGGCAAGGGCGAGGCACACTGATTCCATGCGCCTTCCCCACGTCCCGCGACCCCGCAGCCTGGCCGGCCAGCTCTTCGCCATGCAGGCCGTGCTCATCGCGGTGCTCGTCGCCGGTTACGCGCTGTTCAGCTACGTCAGCGACCGCAGCCAGGCCGAGGACGCGGCGGGCCGCCAGGCCATGGCCGTGGCCCGTTCGATCGCCGACGCACCCTCCGTCCGCGATGCCATCCGCACCACGAACCCCACCAAGGATCTCCAGCCGTACGCGCTCCAGGTGCAGCGGGACACCGGCGTGGACTTCGTGACGATCATGAACCCGCAGGGCATCCGCTGGACCCACCCCGACGAGACGCTGATAGGCAAGCACTTCCTCGGGCACATCGGACCCGCCCTGCACGGCAAGTCCTTCACCGAGACATACACGGGCAGCCTCGGGGCGTCCGTCCGCGCCGTCACCCCGATCCTGGACAACGGCCACATCGTCGGCCTGGTCAGCGCGGGCATCAAGGTCGAGGCGATCACGCAGCGCGTGCAGGAGCAGGTGACCGCCCTCGTCGGCGTCGCAGGCAGCGCACTCGTGCTCGGCGGCATCGGCACGTACGTCATCAACGCCCGGCTGCGCCGCTCCACGCACGGCCTGAACGCGGCCGAGCTGAGCCGGATGCACGACTACCACCAGGCCGCGCTGCACGCCGTGCGCGAGGGGCTGCTGATGCTGGACGGGCAGTACAGGGTGGCGCTGATGAACGACGGCGGGCGGGAGCTGCTGGGGGTGACGGACGAGGTCGTCGGACACTCCGTGGCCGACCTCGGGCTGCCCGCACCGCTCACCGGCGCCCTGCTGTCGGCGGAGCCACGGGTGGACGAGGTGCATCTGACGGCGTCGCGCGTACTGGTCGTGAACACCTCCCCGGTGTCCGGCGGCGAGCGGCGCGGCACAGTGGTCACCCTGCGCGATGTGACCGAACTCCAGTCCTTGATGGGCGAGTTGGACTCCGAGCGCGGCTTCACCCAGGCGCTGCGCTCACAGGCGCACGAGGCCGCGAACCGGCTGCACACGGTGGTCTCGCTGATCGAGCTCGGGCGCGCCGAGGAGGCCGTCGAGTTCGCCACCGCCGAGCTCGAACTCGCCCAGACGCTCACCGACGAGGTGATCTCGGCGGTCAGCGAGCCGGTCCTCGCCGCCCTGCTGCTGGGCAAGGCGGCCCAGGCGAACGAGCGGGGCGTGGAACTGGTGGTGTCGGAGGAGAGCGGTATCGACGACGGGCTGCTCCAGACCGGCCTGCCGGCCCGTGACCTGGTGACCGTGCTGGGCAATCTGATCGACAACGCGATGGACGCGGCGCAGGGGACGGTGGGGGCACGGGTGACCGTCACGGCCTTCACGGACGACTCCGGCCTGGTCCTGCGGGTCGCCGACACGGGCGCGGGAGTCGACCCCGCCCACGCGGAGGCGGTCTTCCAGCGCGGCTGGTCCACCAAACCGGCGGGGCCCGGCGGCCGGGGCCTCGGTCTGGCCCTCGTACGTCAGGCCGTGAGCCGTCACTACGGCACGCTGACGGTGGCGGAGGCGCGCGGGGGCGGGGCGGAGTTCGAGGCGCGGCTGCCGTTGCCTACGGTTACCCCGGGCGCCCCCGCCGAACCCGTGCCGGGGGCCGCCGGAGAACCGGCCCCGGCCACCGCCGAAGGGGCCACCGCCGAAGGGGCCGCCGCCGAGCCCGAGTCCGCCCAGCACGCCCTGCCTGGAGGCGACGTATGACCGCCGACCCCATCCGTGTACTCGTCGTCGAGGACGACCCGGTCGCCGCCGACGCGCACGTCATGTACGTGGGCCGGGTGCCCGGCTTCACGGCGGTCGGCAAGGCGCACACCGGAGCGGAGGCGCGGCGCGCGCTGGACCGTACGCCGGTGGACCTGCTGCTGCTCGACCTGCACCTGCCGGACGTGCACGGACTGCAGCTCGCCCGCTCCCTGCGTGCCGCCGGCTATCACGCGGACGTGATCGCGGTGACGTCCGCGCGGGACCTCGCGGTCGTACGGGAAGGGGTCTCGCTCGGGGTCGTCCAGTACGTCCTGAAGCCCTTCACCTTCGCCACCCTGCGCGACCGCCTCGTCCGGTACGCCGAGTTCCACGCGGCGGTGGGCGAGGCGAGTGGCCAGGACGAGGTGGACCGCGCCCTGGCCACCCTGCGCGCCCCGAGCCCGGCCGCCCTCCCCAAGGGCCTCAGCGCGCCGACCCTGGAGCGGGTCACCCGGGCGCTGCGGGACAGCGCCGAGGGCCTGACGGCGGCCGGGGTCGCGGAGTCGGTCGGCATCTCCCGGATCACGGCCCGGCGCTATCTGGAGCACCTGGTGGACGCGGGACGGGCGGCGCGCGCCCCGCAGTACGGGCAGGTGGGGCGGCCGGAGTTGCAGTACCGGTGGGTGAAGGGGTAGCCCCGGTCGAGCGTCAGCCATGGGGAGAAGCGGCCCGCCGGTGGTCCGGCAGTCGGGTGATCGCCACGAAGACGGCGTAGGCGCCCAGAGTCCCGACCACGAAACCGGGATAGCGGGCCCAGTCAGGATCGGCGGGAGCGGAGGTGCCGACCCGCACGAGCCAGTTGGCGAACCATCCGGCCGGCAGGCCGACCGTGAAGGCCGGCCAGCGATACCGCACCCCCTTGATCACATCGTCGACCAGGGCTGTCCATGTGCCGAGCACCATCGGGAACAGGCCGCCACTCCAGCCGAGGGCGGCGACACCCGCCCCACGGCGACTCCGATGTCACGTCGCCCCCGCATGGCGCGTTCAACTCGCCCCCAGGACCGCGAGCGCCTCGACCACCGACAGCACCAGCAGCCCCGGGCCGGCGACCTGGCCACCGACCCAGTACACGACGAGCCCGGCGAGTGGCACGACGCCGAAGGCGAGCAGGTCGACGCCGCACTGGATGACCTTGCGCGATGCTCTCCGGGTATCACCGCGGTGAGCAGTCTCCCACCTGAAAATGCCATCGGTGCAGGCGAGTTCGGCGAGCCTCGGCCCCAACTCGGCCCTGTTCCGCCATCTCGTCCCCCATCTCCTGAAGCCGGTGCAAGGTCATTGACGTGGACTAGTCCACGCTCTTACGTTCACCGGGCAGACAACTCGGCCACCAATGACGTCGGCCAGTAGGAGGTCGTGCCCGTGCGCCCCACCGCCGCCCCGCTACTCCTCGCCACTCTGCTCACCGCGACCGCGCTCAGCGCCTGCGGATCGGGCTCCGGAAGCGATCCGGACACCGTGAAGGTCTCCTTCAAGCAGTCCACGGACAACTCGATCCGCGTCATGGACACCTACTTGGGGGAGATGAAGAAGGAGTTCGAGAAGGCCAACCCCGGCAAGAAGGTCGAACTCGTCCCGATCAAGGCCCCGGACTCCGAGTACTACACCAAGCTCCAGCAGATGCTGAGATCTCCCAAGACGGCTCCCGACCTGGTCTACGAGGACACCTTCCTCATCAACTCGGACATCACGAGCGGGTACTTGAAGCCCCTCGACCCCTACCTCGACAAGTGGCCGGACTGGAACCAGTTCATCGACACGGCGAAGTCGGCCGCGAAGGCGCAGGACGGGAAAACGTACGGCGTCCCGGACGGCACGGACACCCGGGGCCTCTGGTTCGACAAGGGCATCTTCAAGAAGGCGGGCCTGCCCGCCGACTGGCAGCCGAAGACGTGGGACGAGGTGCTGGCCGCCGCACGCACCATCAAGGCGAAGGTCCCCGGCGTCACCCCGCTCAACGTCTAC is a window of Streptomyces mirabilis DNA encoding:
- a CDS encoding RNA-guided endonuclease InsQ/TnpB family protein, with translation MGDHVKRAFKYRFYPNDAQAAQLTRTFGCVRKVYNLALQARTTAWFTEHRRINYVQTSALLTDWKKTEEYAFLAEVSSVPLQQTLRHLQGAFTNFFERRSAYPRFKSLKKSRKSAEYTRSAFTYRDGRLTLAKMQEPLDIAWSRPLPEGQVPSTVTVSQDGAGRWFVSMLCEDASVKALPAISAAVGVDVGVTSLVTLSTGEKVTNPKFEKRDRARLSHAQRELSRKAEGSSNRNKARARVAGIHARIADRRRDFLHKLSTRLVRENQTIVIEDLTVRNMLKNRTLARAISDASWTELRSMLEYKTQWYGRDLIAVDRWYPSSRTCSACGHLVAKLPLNIREWTCAACGTVHDRDENAAKNILAAGLAVSACGAGVRPQRRTSGRAVGAEAGMLRRSTA
- a CDS encoding ATP-binding protein, with protein sequence MRLPHVPRPRSLAGQLFAMQAVLIAVLVAGYALFSYVSDRSQAEDAAGRQAMAVARSIADAPSVRDAIRTTNPTKDLQPYALQVQRDTGVDFVTIMNPQGIRWTHPDETLIGKHFLGHIGPALHGKSFTETYTGSLGASVRAVTPILDNGHIVGLVSAGIKVEAITQRVQEQVTALVGVAGSALVLGGIGTYVINARLRRSTHGLNAAELSRMHDYHQAALHAVREGLLMLDGQYRVALMNDGGRELLGVTDEVVGHSVADLGLPAPLTGALLSAEPRVDEVHLTASRVLVVNTSPVSGGERRGTVVTLRDVTELQSLMGELDSERGFTQALRSQAHEAANRLHTVVSLIELGRAEEAVEFATAELELAQTLTDEVISAVSEPVLAALLLGKAAQANERGVELVVSEESGIDDGLLQTGLPARDLVTVLGNLIDNAMDAAQGTVGARVTVTAFTDDSGLVLRVADTGAGVDPAHAEAVFQRGWSTKPAGPGGRGLGLALVRQAVSRHYGTLTVAEARGGGAEFEARLPLPTVTPGAPAEPVPGAAGEPAPATAEGATAEGAAAEPESAQHALPGGDV
- a CDS encoding response regulator; the protein is MTADPIRVLVVEDDPVAADAHVMYVGRVPGFTAVGKAHTGAEARRALDRTPVDLLLLDLHLPDVHGLQLARSLRAAGYHADVIAVTSARDLAVVREGVSLGVVQYVLKPFTFATLRDRLVRYAEFHAAVGEASGQDEVDRALATLRAPSPAALPKGLSAPTLERVTRALRDSAEGLTAAGVAESVGISRITARRYLEHLVDAGRAARAPQYGQVGRPELQYRWVKG